The proteins below come from a single Deinococcus radiodurans R1 = ATCC 13939 = DSM 20539 genomic window:
- a CDS encoding ParA family protein encodes MVSAVKTLTVFNHAGGAGKTSLTLNVGYELARGGLRVLLLDLDPQANLTGWLGISGVTREMTVYPVAVDGQPLPSPVKAFGLDVIPAHVSLAVAEGQMMGRVGAQGRLRRALAEVSGDYDVALIDSPPSLGQLAILAALAADQMIVPVPTRQKGLDALPGLQGALTEYREVRPDLTVALYVPTFYDARRRHDQEVLADLKAHLSPLARPVPQREAVWLDSTAQGAPVSEYAPGTPVHADVQRLTADIAAAIGVAYPGENA; translated from the coding sequence ATGGTGAGCGCTGTGAAAACACTCACGGTGTTCAACCATGCCGGAGGCGCAGGCAAGACCAGTTTGACTTTGAATGTTGGCTATGAGCTGGCACGGGGCGGGCTGCGGGTGCTGCTGCTCGACCTCGACCCACAGGCGAATTTGACCGGCTGGCTGGGCATTTCTGGGGTCACGCGGGAGATGACGGTTTACCCAGTGGCCGTGGACGGTCAGCCGCTGCCTTCCCCAGTCAAGGCGTTTGGCCTGGACGTTATTCCTGCACATGTCAGTCTGGCCGTGGCGGAAGGCCAGATGATGGGCCGAGTCGGTGCTCAGGGGCGTCTGCGCCGCGCTTTAGCAGAGGTATCCGGCGACTACGACGTAGCCCTCATTGATAGTCCGCCTAGCCTTGGACAGCTCGCCATCTTGGCCGCGCTGGCCGCTGACCAGATGATCGTGCCGGTACCGACGCGACAAAAAGGCCTAGATGCTTTGCCTGGGTTACAGGGCGCCCTGACTGAATACCGTGAGGTGCGGCCTGACTTGACGGTGGCCCTGTACGTTCCGACCTTTTATGACGCTCGGCGTCGACACGATCAGGAAGTCTTAGCCGATCTGAAAGCGCACCTTTCTCCCCTGGCGCGCCCGGTTCCGCAGCGTGAAGCAGTCTGGCTCGACTCGACGGCCCAGGGAGCCCCGGTCAGCGAATATGCGCCGGGAACACCCGTTCATGCCGACGTGCAGCGCCTGACCGCTGATATAGCTGCCGCTATCGGCGTAGCGTATCCGGGGGAAAACGCATGA